Part of the Zingiber officinale cultivar Zhangliang chromosome 8A, Zo_v1.1, whole genome shotgun sequence genome, TCgtctataattagtgtaaaaaagtAGGGATTGAgctaatccttgatgtaaccttatctttattagaaataccaattactccgcctgaagttttTTACTCTGATCGTTATATCCTtatacatatctttaattagttcaatatatgttacgctaatacctctcttttctagaattattcatataatttttcttaagaCTCTATTATAAGCTTTTTCTAACTCAATAAATACCttatgtagatcttgtttttgctcatgatatttttcaattatttgTCTAAGAatatgtatagcttctattgtcgctTCCAGATATGAGCCTAAATTGAATTTCGATCATCGTGATTATTCTTTCCcgaagtttcatggtatgacttattagtttaatacctctatattttgtacaattttgtacgcctcccttgttcttatataagagaattAGAGTActcatttttttcgttttcaatttcatgttaaataattttataattcattCAATATCTTGTTTCCCTAAACGCTTTCATACttctatcgaaatatcatctaGTTTAACGACTTTTCTATTAtacatcccatttaaagcttgttctacttttaaagtttgaattctacaataagaatataaatttctatactcatttgacttatttaaatttacctaaattaagttggtcacctaaaccttcattaaaaagtagATAAAAAATACTTCTTTcactgttcttttatttctccatcgtttactagtaccctactatattcatctttaatacattttatttgaataAGATCGCTTATCTTCCTTTTTCTCACTTTAGATATTCtaaaaatgtctctttccccttctttgtatctaatttttaatataatcgtttaaaagtttcattttttacttcattcactactttcttagcctctttcatcgttattgtatatttttttaagttttattcgttcttacaaatatataatttcttataaacagtttatttttccttcactttctcattCTACCACCAAGATTTCTTACTTAGTAGTACATGTCCCTTTGATTCATCGAGTACATTCTTAGCTACTATTTCAACTTCAATATCATCTTATACCATATTGTATTAGGAGTATTAGAgttatcgtatatttcacctaatgcttgtactcctaccttctccttaaatatattttgtttttcatcctttaacttccacggTATATTTCTATTGAATGATGCAagtcaataataataaaaaaaatgacatgGCCTGCACACTATAGCACTGTCTATCAAATGGAATCAAGAAAAAAATCAATGTGTGCGTGGAAAATTCATTCGTTAGATAGTAGATTTCTAACTCGAGAGTTATCTAACTTAAGAGAGGAGAATCAGAGTAAATAGTCCATCAGTGCAGACACCTACTATGATGCAACATACAAAAACATGGGGCAAGTCCTAGAGGGATGCTAAGATGTCTCATGTGCTAGAACCTGAATTAACCTTCATGATATCATTCTCACTCTATAAACAAAAGTGTTCACATGAAGTATGGTAGGCATACGAAAGCAAGAACAAATTGCATTTAACTAGTAATCTTCTTTCTTGCAGACATAAAAGGAATACAAACGAACTTTATTCTTCCTGGAAATATTGAGTTTCTCATGCTTTCAACCAGTAGAGATATCCCATTCGCTAATGATTAGGATTCTGTATATTCTGATACCATATGTTCTGGTATGGTTGGCACACTTAATTGTGGCATGTCACATATAATCAAATACAACGAATAATTAGAACAACTCAGTTCAGGctttcatatctaaataattATATTTTGTAGGTTTAAAACAAATTATCTTCTAATTTCCATTACCAAGAATAAGCTTTGATAAGCATAGAATTCACCATCATCACACATAAAACACATTGCTAAAGTAGATATTGCTGTATTTTAACACCTTCCGAGAAGATTGAACCAAAATCACAACTTTCTACTTGCTGATATTTGTATGGACATTCATTTTCCATTGTTTGAAGAGTTTTCTATCTATTAAGAACCGCACACTATCGTCCAAAAACTAGCATCATATGGAATATCATCAAGAAATTATGTTCTGGCATCTGTTCACAACTCTTTTGCTAGTGGAATAGGACACATACTAGTAAAAGTAGCACTCTACATAGGCAAACAAAATGGCATTTGATAAAAGAAACGATTCCAAGGACCAAATAAATAACAAAGATCAATGGTTGCGCACAATATAAAAGAGAATTGTCGATTCCGAAACAATGTACAGTTCCACACAGACAGTGAACTGCTCACAATGAATTTCGACATGAAAACCCAGAAACCATATATAAAATGTTCCCTTTTGGCATTTAACCTAAAGAAAGCATTTCCACATGAAGTTGCAAAATGATAAGAATCTAAAGGCATGGATAGAACGAAATCGTCTGCAAAAAGAAAGTAGAGAAGGCGGGAGGCATACCAGTAACGGAGGAAGGAAACGACAGCGACGCAGAAGGGGAGGAAAGGAAGGAGGAATGCAGGAGCACGGCAGAACGAGGTGCGGAAGACTTGGAAAAGGCCAGAGGGGTTCGGCCGAGACAGCCGCGGCCAGCGAGTAGGGCGAGCGAGGCAGTCGGAGAAGCGATGGGGAGGAGCGCTGCGAATGCCATCGCCATGTCCGACCTTGGGCAGCCACTTCGATCTGCTCTTCGTTTCGTTCCGTTTCGTTCGAGGAAAAGGGCGGAGATTCCACCTTATCAGATAAGGTCTTGATCGAGCTACCAGAGCCGTCTGATCAAGCGATGGCAATCCTCAAATAACCTCAGCTTTGCCCCTAATCGCACTCATAATCACACACTAATCCTTCTTTAGAAGCTAATTGAATTGAGATCCATCCACATCCATATCCACCTCCATTAAAAATGATTTattgaataatattttattcgcaattatataaattaaaatacttTTGTAAAGTCACTAGAGTGTCAAAGTCATCTATATCTTGCGAATTGGCATCGACTATGTCAACTATAAGTCTATAATTAACATTATTATTAGTGGATTATTACTAATACTTATAGCCCAGCAATCAATAGGCCCACGCGGGCGCGAAAGGAAtccctctgttttttttttttaattcctctctaataacatttttttttacatCCGCCTTCCTTCGTCCTCCCCATGGCGGCTAAGGCGGAGGACGCGCCGCCGCTATCCGCCGCCGCTCCGGACGATTCCCCAGATCTCGGCCCAGATCCGGAGGTGCGCCGCGTCCGCACAGAGGAGAGGAGGACTGAGAGAAATGAGGAGGCCGCGGATAGCGAGGCCCGCCCTAGAGAAGCGAAGCGGCGGCGGAGCTGCCTCGCGGCGCTCGAGACAGCGGCCCCGTCCGTGTCGACGGCGGCTGCTGCGGCGGGGGAGGAGGAAGAGTCGATCGGGGCGGTCGGAGGGGAGTTCTCATTCTTCGTCGACGCGAAGGGGCCTACGCCGATCGAGACGACGCCGAAGTTCGGGACTTTCCGATTCCCGGTGGCGGATCTAGCAAGGGAGGAGGCGGCGCCCCCGGCGGTCAGGAAGGCGGAGGAAGCGGCGGATGAGGGCGAATTGGATTTGGAGGAGGCCGAAGTAGTTTAATTTTTTAGGTGGTTTTTGTGCTGATTCTAATCCGATCTTCCTGGTGCTTCGTTCGATGTAAGCTAAATTAAGTCCGAATAAAGTAAATGCCTTGTGTTTTTAGCAtttatatttcattttattttttttatttgaaaaaaaaaaactaaaaccccCATCAAAATTATGTGTTTGACAATACTTGGTAGGTTTTCTTTGCTCAAGTGATTGGATTTCTTCTCTTGAGTTATGAAGCCTTCAACAAAACAATGGAATAACAACTTCAGTGCCATCGATGCATCTCATATATCTAAGTTGGTAAATTTTTGGCGTGTGCCACAAACACATCGTCAAACTAAAATAACAAATTTAGCAATAACAAACTTATTTCCATGAACAAGCTCCTCAGAATAGACATACAAACAGTGGCCCGTAAAAAGTCAGCACAAGTCATGTAAAGGCACATAGATGAAAGGAAATGAGGAACAATTACTGAAAAGGAGCAGCTAGGtaagtttagattttttctattatctatttttattttgacgATTTTATCTAAGCCAGGAAGCTAGATGCAGAAAAGGATACGTCATACGTGCTAAACAAAATCAATATAATATGGCATGATGCTTCGCATTGGAATCTTGGACAAACAGCTGGGCGTGGAATTGCATGAAAAGGTTTTGAACAAGATCTGATGGAATAATAAACAAAGACTAGAGATCTTAATAATCAAAAGGCCATCCAGTGTAATGGAGTTCATGAATACCATCACTGCCGCTCCCACTCGACTCGTTTGCATTAGAGCTAGTAGGATTAGCAGTCTGCGATGGCCGAGTGGAGGAAGGATTCCTCCTGGTTTGGCCCTCACCGCCAGATTCCCTACTACTATTGCTGTTGTTCCTCCTGGCATGGCCCTCACCACCAGATTCTCTGCCACTGTTACTGTTGCTGCTTCCACTGCCACCACTATGGTGGTTTCTAGTCGGGATATGGTCAGAGCCATGAGATGGCAACTGATGCCGACAAACCGGGCAAGAATTGTGATGGACTAGCCATGGAATAATGCAGTCGGAGTGATATATATGCTTACAGGGCATTTCCCGTGCTTCAGATCCCAACTCGAATCTGTCTTTACAAACAGGGCAGTGTGAATCACCACGGAGATGCCTCTTGCTTATCTTTACAGTGGGCATGGAGTCAATTGCTGATTGAGAAGCAGGTGGTGGGCCGCGACTGTTGTTCCTAGTGAGCTGTTCGATGAGGTTATCGAATCCAGAACCAAGAAGATAGTCACCTATATTGACACGCCTTGTACCAAGTCCATGTCCTCCATCGAAGACTATCTCAATCCCTGTTGGAGCATTGGATCTGCTATTAACATCAAATTCCCGATTCAGTCCTCCCATATGCTGTCTCATCAAGGCAGACAAAGCATCCAGAATTCCAAAATGATTATCACTGTGATTGTTATAGTCCTCCCCCAAGTAATCAAGTGGGCTTCCATCTAGCTCATTCAGGTCTTGCACGAATCCTCTATCACAGTTTGGGCAGATCATGGTCGTTCCAAGTGGCCGAATTGCTTGCCTGCAAACATAACACCAGTGTGTATTTGCTCTTGACATTTCTTACCACTTCAAACCACCATAAACTTTGAAAAGCTCAAATCTCTGATTGATATCTCAATCAAACAACACTCCTGTACCTTCCAGGAAAAAAAAAACCTCAGCATTCAAGAAAGTAAACAATTTCAATGTAGGTTACTCAATGAACTACCCTGAATCAGATGAACACTAAGTGAGTTTTCAATGCTTGAAAAATTGAAAGGGTGATAGTGACAGAAAATATACAAACGAGATAATAAATCAGCTGCTCAAATATAATcattccataataacagagagtTTTTCAATATAAAAAATTACAATGATATATGACATGCAAGATACAATAAACAAGATAAAAGGACAGATGTTCTTAGCAAATGAACATAAAATATCCAGAAGAAAAGATACAAGTTCAGTGCAGTCAAGCTGGTCGTGAGGAGATTGCAAGTACACTTATAAAAGCAAGTTTCTCTAATTTGGTCGGTATGCTTACTTGTGCTTATTTTTTCTTCCGCTAATGTTAAACTTGAATCTTTCAAATCGGTGTAGAAATAAAGTCTCTTAATTCAGGCAGAGTAATCAATTATCATTATCAGGATGAAATTCCAAACTAAACGGAGTAATCTTTTTAGGCAAACTCAATGATAATTTcatattgcatcttcttcctgaTAATGAGCACCTACACGTGAAGCAGATCTAATAGATTGCGTTAGCTACGACTATTCTCGAGGTTCTTCCAACCATAGAGGAGGGCAGTAGCATATAcacatatatcccaccaaacacttCCTCCTCCGTTAGGGTTTCAAATTAATAGATTATTTTCTTGTGAATGaggaatacaaaaaaaaaaaaaaaaaaaaaaaaaaatcatcaaggGAACTAGTTATGAAAGAGGGGGACATCGATCGAAAAATACGAACTCAACTTAATCTGAAACCAAGATAACAAGCGAAATCATGGTAAATCCATACTTGACATCTacaaataaaaatgaaaagaaaaggaaattgagattaaaaaaaaaacagcatTCCGAGCCCCAGACTTTGTTTCTTGACCAAAAAATTGTCTCGGAGGAGGATTTTCGTACCTCGACGATGAGAGATGGAAGGAAAAAGGCGAGATCTGAGATGGGAAGCGAagcagagaggagaggaaaggggaTCGGTGATTGACGAGGACTCGTGGACTACCATCGGTACTCACTTGGGCTGGTGCTAAGAATAGACGACGAAAGGCGAGACTTAAATGTGAATGTGTGGCTGTGATCGTCGTCATTTTGTCGGCCTCGTACAGTTCGATGGCAATTGACACGTCATGCAGTTTTGGCAtcatttcttgtttttttttactttatatttatgttttttttattattaatgagATTTGTACCCATGCCAGATCGGGCCCTACGCGAGCTAACCCAGGCCGAGGACCAGGCTTCGGCCCAGGCCCATGAAATTGCCCTAGTCTTTGAACGCGACTCGAGACGTCGTTCTTGGCCCTTCTCAGCTCGACTTCTGCGTTCGCAAAGGAAACTAGATACTCGTTCGCTGCCGCTTTTTCGGCTTCTCGCATCTACCTGCGCTGTGCTGCTCCGAATCCATTTGACGAGATGGAGGCGGAGATGGAAGCGGAGATGGCCGATACGGAATCAGGTGAAGGATCGGCTGTGCCGGAGTGCCTGAGCTCGTTTGTGGACCGTGGTTCGGTGGAGAGCCACCGATATTTCCTCGCGCGACGCACCCTACTCGAGATGATCCGCGACCGAGGTTTCCCTGTTCCAGACGACGAACTCGCCCTCACCCTTCCCGCCTTCCGCTCTAAGTTCGGTGATCAACCGAAGCTTGACGACCTCAGGATCTCCCTGAGCATCCCTTGCAAAGGCAGCCCCCCTAAGAAGGTGTGCCTGCTTATTTCCCTTACAACCCATCAAGGGCCTAGTAAAGTGGGAAAATATTTCATGAATACAGAAGAGGATGTATAATGAAGTAGTCAGTGAGTTCTGGATGATGCCATGAATGTTGTATTAGAAGTTGAGGGAATTAATTTTAACATTAAACTTTATGTGGTTAGATCCTTACTCAAAGGCTTTAGCATTGTTTTATCTTGGCTGTTAGCGTCCAATTGATTCTTCATTGCATTTACAGTTTTAATAACTTCTTATTACCCTTATTAGATTCTCTGTCAAACCTCAAACAAATTCTTTCTGTGGAGTTCATGATTGTTCTTTTCCTTTGGTCATTCTTGAGATGCCTTCCTTTTTCTGTTTCTTAAAATACTATATGTTTACATTTTTATCAATTAACGCATACTTTCTACCTATATCACACTAATAAATTTTATGCATTTTCCAGCTTCTGGTAATCTTTTTTGGAACTGAGCCTTTCAAGTTGTCAACTCTCCGTGAGATGTATGGCGCCGTCAAACAAGAAAACTTGACTAATTTAATCTTGGTATTACAAAGTAAAATGACATCCAAAGCCAGAGATGGCGTTAAAGAGATTTCTAAGATCAAAGTGGAGATTTTCCAAGTGATTTCGATTGCCTGctctttttatatgtttttaattTCACTCCTTATTTTTGGGAATTCTTAGGAAATAAATTTAAGACTTTTTCTGCTTACATGATTATTCATGTTATCTAGTATCTTCTGTGATCATACTTTATTGACTTGTTTAGCATCTGAAATGTTTTAATAGATTTTATGCAGGATACAGATTGTGTCTTTCAACAAAAGCTTGTAGATAATTTTCCAATGTTCTTGTGTTACGATCCAGTTTCAACAGATGCTATTGAATGCTTATCCCTTGACATGATCCACAATATTAGTATGATTTGAGTTCTTTTCTGAAAGGTTAACATTTTAGGATAAGTGTCTAAATTAAATTGAACATGCTTTTTGCAAGTAACATGCTATATGCAAGGTTTTCTGGATCTCTTTCCTACTTTGGACTTGCGAAATCTTTATGGGATCAGCTTGTAGGTTTGAAACATAGGATTTTAAGAGCCTACAACCTAACTAAGAATATATTTGATAATTATATTTCGGATTCTATGTTTTTCCTTAAGTACTaacttttatgttttttattagtGAAGAACTTGAAGACTGATGATTGATATTAGAGGATAGAATCTTATAGTGATTAGTTTACATCAAGTTTCTACACCACTAACAAAAGACTCTCAAAGCAATAAAGCATTCAATTattgaaggaaaaaaaacaccTTTGTCCTGAAGCATACTAGTTACAAATTCCCTTTCAATACAATATGGATTTTTCTGAGCAACAAAAGAGCACATTAAGTAAAACTTGAACCACTTGAGAGTTGATGCCAGATCTTATTCTAGACTACCATGTCACAGCACAGCAAACCTTATGTTTATAACTGTGCTTCTAAATAACTTTTTTGATGTCCACTAGGCTTAGAAAGCTATATTTGAAAAGAAAGTAAACAGGTCTTTGAAAGAACAAAGGGCCAATATACAACAAACCATAAGTCCAACTATTTGGGGTCTGCCAAGTACTCTATTAAACATGAACGTGGTCCAAAGAAAACGTTCatgttatcattttttttttttgcacaagTTATCATGGAGCATTTAACGGTTGGCTTCTTCCATCTGTCTTATTCTTTTCTTGTTCTATAAAAATAAGTTCTGCACTGGAGGACTTTTGTTGATATTCTGATGCCTAATCTGCTCAATGATCTCAGATAACTGAATTGCTGGTCAATATCACAAAGCATGTTTTGATGCCAAAACATGAATTACTAACTACAGATGAGAAACAAGACCTACTGAAGAAGTACAACGTGGGTGAAAGTCAGGTAAaagcaaattaaaatttcaagttactaaatttaaaaataatggcCATTTTTGCTTTTATTGACTTATGTTTTCTACAATTTTTCTTGGTATATGTTAAATTTCTAGTGTTCTTTTTggccattttattttattttatttttatgaatgtGCTTTCTGTTTATCCAATCATGTTTCATTGTCCAAGTTATTgtcctttgttttttttctagAAAAAGTCATCTTAAGGTACTTCTTatccttttattctttttctctcctctcaaTAATGTGTGTGTTTGTCATTGAACTTTCAAGTGAAGGTATAGTGTCAATGTTTACCCATACTGGTTCCTTGTTGGATATAGCTGGATGGCTCTGGAATACCAATTGTGTATCCGCTACTACATAAGGTTTCCATAAATAATCAGAAAGGAATTTCTTGCTAAAATGGTAATTGTGAAAATAGAAAACATGTCTTCCTATTCTCAACTAGGGTTAATCCACTAAACTGTAGATATGCCTACGACAGGGTGACCTAAACAACAATTCACAACACCCTAATTCATCTACGATATAATCACCTATTACAAAAGCTGAACATATCGAATCTAATGTGCTAAACAAACTACAGATATTTTGACGTCTTCATCTATCATAATTAACAGCAATGCATCCCTAAATAAAAGTGTCGGAGGTTAATCTCCGCTAACTAACATTGCTATCAAAGTCTGCACGTGAAATTGGAGGCGACAACATAGATGTTGAGTTGGACTTCAACAAACACTAATGCATATATATGATTATTGACTACCAACATAATGCAACAACATCATTAAACAAGCAATCCAACAGCTACCAACAACACCAAACCAACAGCCTTTAACAATACATTACTAGTGGTATCATCACAATTAACTATAACATTTGTAACCTTCAATTATATACTGGTAGATCGTCGCATGTTCGGACCAATTGGTTTCTTTGTGCACTCTTGCCCCGTTGAGAGCAGCACTGCATGCCCACCCAAGTTTGAGTACCATAATGCTCGCCTTAGTATTCCAATGATGTTGCATTTGACATCCTAACACGAGGTGTCTCATAGGTATA contains:
- the LOC122011879 gene encoding probable E3 ubiquitin-protein ligase RHC1A, whose protein sequence is MSRANTHWCYVCRQAIRPLGTTMICPNCDRGFVQDLNELDGSPLDYLGEDYNNHSDNHFGILDALSALMRQHMGGLNREFDVNSRSNAPTGIEIVFDGGHGLGTRRVNIGDYLLGSGFDNLIEQLTRNNSRGPPPASQSAIDSMPTVKISKRHLRGDSHCPVCKDRFELGSEAREMPCKHIYHSDCIIPWLVHHNSCPVCRHQLPSHGSDHIPTRNHHSGGSGSSNSNSGRESGGEGHARRNNSNSSRESGGEGQTRRNPSSTRPSQTANPTSSNANESSGSGSDGIHELHYTGWPFDY
- the LOC122011881 gene encoding DNA-directed RNA polymerase V subunit 5A-like, producing the protein MEAEMEAEMADTESGEGSAVPECLSSFVDRGSVESHRYFLARRTLLEMIRDRGFPVPDDELALTLPAFRSKFGDQPKLDDLRISLSIPCKGSPPKKLLVIFFGTEPFKLSTLREMYGAVKQENLTNLILVLQSKMTSKARDGVKEISKIKVEIFQITELLVNITKHVLMPKHELLTTDEKQDLLKKYNVGESQFPRMLESDPVSRYHGLKKGQIVKVTYEGELTGSHVTYRCVL